From Pseudanabaena sp. PCC 6802, one genomic window encodes:
- a CDS encoding response regulator transcription factor, translating to MSTVLIVEDTLTEAEIITSTLKGAGFTTVVAKSSEDAKTMLAQQKPDLIVMDVVLPGESGFELCRELKEKPETKDIPIVMCSTKSGEMDKFWGMKQGASSYLTKPIDPAELVRTVKLLAKG from the coding sequence ATGTCAACAGTTCTAATTGTCGAAGATACACTGACAGAAGCGGAAATCATCACCAGCACGCTCAAAGGTGCTGGCTTCACGACTGTGGTAGCAAAGAGTAGCGAAGATGCCAAGACTATGCTGGCACAGCAAAAACCCGACCTGATTGTTATGGATGTTGTTTTACCAGGCGAAAGTGGATTTGAGCTTTGTCGCGAACTCAAGGAAAAGCCAGAAACTAAAGATATCCCCATCGTCATGTGTTCGACCAAGAGCGGTGAGATGGACAAGTTCTGGGGCATGAAGCAGGGCGCATCTTCCTACTTGACCAAACCCATCGATCCAGCAGAATTAGTGCGTACGGTTAAATTATTGGCTAAAGGTTAA
- a CDS encoding chemotaxis protein CheW — translation MAESTSTKATASEQFLTFLLPPKQRVMISTKQLVEIVNISIGQVVPIPDVSPYVMGVSNWRGEVLWMVDLGCMLGFEPLHAASYTQATYKSILVRSQGQIMGLVVSGVEQMLWCAPDRIQTSVANYVTSDLASYLRGYYLAPDRDLTLVLDGDALAPAMNAIDA, via the coding sequence ATGGCAGAAAGCACCTCGACCAAAGCAACTGCTAGCGAGCAGTTCTTAACCTTCTTGCTGCCTCCTAAGCAAAGGGTAATGATCTCGACTAAACAACTGGTAGAGATCGTTAATATCTCTATCGGTCAAGTTGTGCCCATACCAGATGTCTCTCCCTATGTTATGGGAGTAAGTAACTGGCGGGGGGAAGTTTTGTGGATGGTCGATCTAGGTTGCATGCTGGGGTTTGAGCCGCTTCACGCGGCAAGCTACACCCAAGCCACCTACAAATCCATCCTGGTACGCAGCCAGGGACAAATTATGGGTCTGGTGGTAAGTGGGGTGGAACAGATGCTCTGGTGCGCTCCCGATCGAATTCAAACATCAGTCGCGAACTACGTTACTTCGGATTTAGCTAGTTACTTGCGAGGGTATTATTTGGCTCCCGATCGCGACTTGACACTAGTTTTAGATGGGGATGCGCTTGCGCCAGCAATGAATGCGATAGATGCATAA
- a CDS encoding alpha/beta hydrolase has product MAQSKPLKLRTIPASKTKSGVLIALHGWGANGNDLVPLAPELNLPDYEFIFPEAPFDHPQVPGGKMWYDLQDPDRGGLAKSRQILAEFLNSLPKTTGIPLSRTILLGFSQGGAMALDVGLRLPLAGLVCLSGYLHAIATPPKSPISPILIVHGKQDAVVPLKAAQIARDTLLGLGAKVKYLEYDMGHEIRPAAIAQVQQFAEGLK; this is encoded by the coding sequence ATGGCACAATCTAAACCTTTGAAACTCAGAACTATTCCGGCTAGTAAAACCAAGTCAGGCGTACTGATTGCCTTGCACGGCTGGGGTGCTAATGGCAACGATCTAGTACCGCTCGCACCTGAGTTAAATCTGCCGGACTATGAATTTATCTTTCCGGAAGCGCCATTTGACCACCCCCAGGTACCGGGCGGCAAAATGTGGTACGACCTTCAAGATCCCGATCGCGGCGGCTTAGCCAAAAGTCGTCAAATACTCGCAGAATTTTTAAACTCTCTACCGAAAACCACCGGTATTCCGCTATCTCGTACGATTCTATTGGGTTTTTCTCAGGGTGGGGCGATGGCACTCGACGTAGGCTTGAGGTTGCCGCTGGCAGGTCTGGTTTGTTTGAGCGGTTATTTGCACGCGATCGCCACTCCCCCTAAATCGCCAATTTCGCCAATTTTGATCGTACATGGCAAGCAGGATGCAGTTGTACCATTAAAGGCAGCACAGATAGCCCGCGACACATTGCTCGGGCTGGGAGCTAAAGTCAAATACTTAGAATACGATATGGGGCATGAAATTCGTCCAGCAGCGATCGCGCAGGTACAGCAGTTCGCAGAGGGACTAAAATGA
- a CDS encoding phosphoribosylanthranilate isomerase, with the protein MYIKVCGITKPDQAVAIAAMEIDALGFICVPYTPRYVDCEQIRCICDLLPASVDRVGVFLDASLPEIHQIIQRSGLNCVQLHGKESLQFCQALRSAIPNVKLIKAFRIQTKEDLEQARAYVEGTDAIDAILLDAYDPKLAGGTGRTINWDILTDFRPTCHWLLAGGLTPENVAIALEQLHPDGIDISSGVEIAPGNKDIGRVRKLIHAVRQPLAI; encoded by the coding sequence ATGTACATTAAAGTTTGCGGAATTACTAAGCCGGATCAAGCCGTAGCGATCGCCGCTATGGAAATCGATGCTTTGGGCTTTATTTGCGTACCTTACACGCCCCGCTATGTCGATTGCGAACAAATTCGCTGCATATGCGATCTCCTGCCTGCAAGCGTAGATCGAGTTGGTGTATTTCTGGATGCCAGTTTACCTGAAATCCACCAAATAATACAGCGATCTGGTTTAAATTGCGTGCAATTACATGGGAAGGAATCGTTACAGTTTTGTCAGGCTCTGCGGTCTGCAATCCCAAATGTCAAGTTAATTAAAGCATTCAGAATTCAGACAAAAGAGGATCTAGAGCAGGCACGGGCATATGTTGAAGGGACTGATGCCATTGATGCCATCCTGCTTGATGCTTACGATCCTAAATTAGCTGGTGGTACAGGTAGAACGATTAACTGGGACATTCTGACTGATTTTCGCCCCACCTGTCACTGGTTATTGGCAGGTGGGCTAACGCCTGAAAATGTCGCGATCGCTCTAGAGCAGTTGCATCCCGATGGCATAGATATATCGAGTGGAGTAGAAATTGCACCTGGGAATAAGGACATCGGTCGTGTTAGGAAATTAATCCATGCAGTTAGACAACCGCTCGCAATTTAA
- a CDS encoding EAL domain-containing protein, which yields MSDSTYLANPLNLHSSMSASLDYPDYTDEQNKASILIVDDAPNDLELLSLLLRRQGYEVRIALNGSDALAEAAADPPDLILLAVYIPDIDGYQVCNHLKSNARTSEIPVLFISEIDDPLDKIEAFSVGGLDYINKPFQVLEVLARVETHLRLRSLQLQLQEQARILENQNRDLQRQILALRRVDKSLHPALRAAIANHEMQLKYQPIFELETSRIRGFEALLRWHHPDFGEVSPLDFIPLAETMGLIEALGEWVICQSCQDMGNWLQQAPHAAHLTMSVNISSRQINGSGFAQLIERVLHDNQIVPANLNFELTESTLMTDPDYVCEILRKLKNLGIQLCVDDFGTGYSSLKHLHNFPIDTLKIDRSFVSQEEWAVVNAIIMMADALGIGAIAEGIETPAQLHKLKSLACKQGQGFYLTEPLEAIAASKLILKNLSSTIYT from the coding sequence ATGTCAGACAGCACTTACCTAGCCAACCCATTAAATTTACACTCCTCCATGTCAGCCAGCTTAGATTACCCAGATTATACAGACGAGCAAAATAAGGCTAGTATACTCATTGTCGATGATGCCCCAAATGACCTAGAGCTTTTGTCTCTACTATTGCGGCGGCAGGGGTACGAGGTACGTATAGCCCTAAACGGTTCGGACGCGCTAGCTGAGGCAGCAGCCGATCCGCCCGATCTAATCTTGCTGGCTGTCTACATACCCGATATAGATGGGTATCAGGTATGCAACCACCTCAAAAGTAATGCTAGAACTAGCGAGATTCCCGTTCTATTTATCAGCGAGATCGACGACCCCCTCGATAAGATCGAGGCTTTTTCGGTCGGCGGTCTAGACTACATCAACAAGCCTTTCCAAGTATTAGAAGTCCTGGCGCGGGTCGAGACCCACCTCAGATTGCGATCTTTGCAACTACAATTACAGGAACAAGCCAGGATCTTGGAAAACCAGAATCGCGATCTGCAACGTCAAATCCTAGCTCTGCGGCGGGTTGATAAATCTCTGCATCCAGCTTTACGTGCGGCGATCGCCAATCACGAGATGCAGTTAAAGTATCAACCGATCTTCGAGTTGGAAACGTCCAGGATTAGAGGGTTTGAGGCATTACTGCGCTGGCATCATCCCGACTTTGGGGAGGTTTCACCCCTGGACTTCATTCCTTTAGCGGAAACTATGGGATTGATCGAGGCACTAGGGGAATGGGTGATTTGCCAATCCTGTCAGGATATGGGCAATTGGTTGCAGCAAGCTCCTCATGCTGCCCATCTCACCATGAGCGTTAATATATCCTCCAGACAAATCAACGGTTCGGGATTTGCACAGCTAATTGAAAGGGTACTGCACGACAATCAGATCGTTCCCGCCAACCTTAACTTTGAGCTTACCGAAAGTACGTTGATGACCGATCCGGACTATGTGTGCGAAATACTAAGGAAGCTCAAGAATTTAGGAATTCAGCTTTGCGTCGATGATTTTGGTACCGGCTATTCTTCTTTGAAGCACCTCCATAATTTCCCGATCGACACGCTCAAAATCGATCGCTCGTTTGTGTCGCAGGAAGAGTGGGCAGTGGTGAATGCCATTATCATGATGGCCGATGCTTTGGGGATAGGGGCGATCGCAGAAGGGATTGAAACGCCAGCCCAACTGCACAAACTGAAGTCATTGGCATGCAAGCAGGGGCAGGGATTTTACTTGACCGAGCCTTTAGAAGCGATCGCTGCCTCAAAACTCATCCTCAAAAATCTAAGCTCGACTATTTATACCTAA
- a CDS encoding EAL domain-containing protein: MQNNKGLHSLLPPLRDVLDSNVLTVTQDTPLVEIIKLIGYNGRRLEADESKQEDASSSVTGGNDFTVVVNELQLVGIITEAAILGLISRGEDISAVHAADVMVSPLATLEESDFQDIFAVLDLLKHHQSNCLPILNDRGCLVGVVTLDKLLQALEVTNLLKYCSVAEFMQVDLVSALPSTSVLSAAKLMAKHSINYAIVLADESVGLITARDIIYLSVRDRGLSGLSVGEVMNANFDRIDRDDSLWHAHQMMQRLQVSQLGVVDRRGNLVGVMPQLSILEVFNPTIVYGFAANLQQQVNSLKQEKLELLQSLNKSAEVPETQSNSTIQAEIERDYLLAIIAMRLRQSLDLEEILETAALEIRVWLQSDRVFIYPFDPNWDGILSLESVSALQWSLLGRNIRHDYFDNIATDSFLRGNAIAIEDISQARIEQTDVEFLTELQVKSSLIVPIPRGNKLWGLMVIHHCTELRQWQPTEIAFLERFAPQLAITIHQSSLLEQSQVELAERKLAEAKLLHNAFHDSLTDLPNRALFMDRLSHAVERTKRHSSHLFAVLFLDIDRFKVVNDSLGHTIGDQLLIAIAKRLQSCLYSSDTFARLGGDEFTILLEDIADYSEAISLADRLQQELHQPFVLSGYEVFTSVSIGIVMSSFGYEDPESMLRDADTAMYRAKARGKAQYVMFEPAMYAGAVTRLQSEIDMRKAIERNELRLFYQPIMSLATKKVTGFEALLRWHHPERGFIFPIDFIALAEETGLIVAIGEWVLREACRQLLKWQAQFPLDTPLTISVNISSLQVTQPNFIDQVEQILQETGLDPKCLKLEITETALMDNLDIACKRFEQLRNRNIQVYIDDFGTGYSSFGYLQNLPIDVLKIDKSFINKIAFDENSLQIVQAIMSLARSIGMGVVAEGVETSEQLACLEAMGQESVQGYFISRPVDSLAAEMIVRELQAET; encoded by the coding sequence ATGCAGAACAATAAAGGTTTGCATAGCTTATTGCCACCACTGCGCGACGTTCTCGACTCCAATGTATTAACTGTTACACAGGATACTCCTCTAGTAGAGATTATCAAGCTAATTGGCTATAACGGTAGAAGGCTGGAGGCAGATGAATCAAAGCAGGAAGATGCTTCTAGCTCGGTTACGGGGGGGAATGACTTTACTGTAGTGGTAAATGAGCTACAACTAGTCGGTATCATCACTGAAGCTGCAATTCTAGGGCTTATATCTCGAGGGGAGGATATAAGTGCGGTGCATGCTGCTGATGTCATGGTGTCACCGCTTGCGACCTTGGAAGAGTCAGATTTCCAAGATATCTTTGCTGTCCTCGATTTGTTAAAGCACCATCAATCTAACTGCCTTCCTATTCTCAACGATCGGGGCTGTTTAGTTGGGGTGGTGACGTTGGATAAGCTATTGCAAGCTCTGGAAGTGACTAACCTGCTGAAATATTGCTCGGTTGCCGAATTCATGCAGGTCGATTTGGTCTCCGCGCTGCCATCTACATCTGTACTTTCCGCAGCCAAATTAATGGCAAAGCATAGTATTAACTACGCGATCGTTCTTGCTGACGAGTCAGTTGGCCTTATTACTGCCCGAGATATCATCTACCTGTCCGTGCGCGATCGCGGCCTCAGCGGGTTATCAGTTGGTGAGGTCATGAATGCAAACTTCGATCGCATCGATCGCGATGACTCTCTGTGGCACGCACATCAAATGATGCAACGACTGCAAGTCTCTCAATTGGGGGTAGTAGATCGTCGGGGAAATCTGGTAGGTGTAATGCCACAACTGTCTATTTTAGAAGTATTCAATCCCACAATTGTCTATGGGTTTGCTGCAAATTTACAGCAACAGGTCAATAGTCTCAAGCAAGAGAAATTAGAACTGCTGCAAAGTTTGAATAAGAGTGCAGAAGTCCCTGAAACTCAAAGTAACTCAACGATTCAAGCTGAAATCGAGCGCGATTATCTACTGGCAATCATTGCTATGCGACTGCGCCAGTCTCTAGATTTAGAAGAAATTTTAGAAACCGCTGCTTTAGAAATCAGGGTTTGGCTGCAGAGCGATCGCGTATTTATTTATCCCTTCGATCCGAATTGGGATGGGATACTTAGTCTTGAATCAGTATCTGCACTGCAGTGGTCGCTTTTAGGTAGAAATATTCGCCACGACTACTTTGACAATATTGCTACCGATTCTTTCTTGCGCGGCAATGCCATCGCGATCGAAGATATTTCTCAAGCCAGAATAGAGCAAACAGATGTTGAGTTTTTAACCGAGTTGCAGGTGAAATCCAGTCTGATCGTACCGATCCCAAGGGGAAATAAACTGTGGGGGTTGATGGTAATTCACCACTGCACGGAACTGCGGCAATGGCAACCAACGGAAATTGCTTTCCTGGAAAGGTTTGCACCGCAGCTAGCCATCACCATTCATCAATCTTCTCTTTTAGAGCAATCGCAGGTAGAGTTGGCGGAGCGCAAGCTCGCAGAGGCCAAGCTACTGCACAATGCTTTTCACGATTCCCTTACGGATCTGCCAAATCGAGCTTTATTTATGGATCGCCTCAGTCACGCTGTAGAGCGTACCAAGCGGCACAGTTCGCATTTATTTGCGGTGCTTTTTCTCGATATAGATCGCTTTAAAGTCGTTAACGATAGTCTCGGACATACGATTGGCGATCAACTGTTAATTGCGATCGCCAAGCGCCTGCAATCTTGTCTTTATTCCTCTGATACGTTTGCTCGTCTGGGGGGAGATGAATTTACGATCTTGCTGGAAGATATTGCTGACTATAGCGAAGCTATCTCCCTCGCCGATCGCTTGCAACAAGAATTACACCAACCCTTTGTTCTGAGCGGATATGAAGTGTTTACTTCTGTCAGTATTGGTATTGTTATGAGTAGCTTTGGGTATGAAGATCCGGAGTCGATGTTACGCGATGCCGACACGGCGATGTATCGTGCTAAAGCTAGGGGTAAGGCGCAATATGTCATGTTCGAACCCGCCATGTATGCAGGTGCGGTAACCAGACTGCAATCTGAAATTGACATGCGCAAAGCGATCGAACGCAACGAGCTAAGGCTTTTTTATCAGCCGATCATGTCGCTCGCTACTAAAAAGGTGACGGGTTTTGAAGCCTTACTACGCTGGCACCACCCCGAGCGGGGATTTATCTTCCCCATTGACTTCATCGCTCTTGCTGAAGAAACCGGACTAATTGTGGCGATCGGCGAATGGGTATTGCGCGAAGCCTGTCGCCAACTTTTAAAATGGCAGGCACAGTTCCCCCTGGATACGCCACTGACAATTAGCGTCAATATTTCTAGTTTGCAAGTTACCCAACCTAACTTTATCGACCAGGTCGAACAAATACTACAAGAAACTGGACTCGATCCCAAATGCTTAAAGCTAGAAATCACAGAGACTGCCCTTATGGACAATCTTGATATTGCCTGTAAGCGGTTCGAGCAATTGCGCAACCGAAATATTCAGGTCTACATTGATGATTTTGGTACTGGCTATTCATCATTTGGGTACCTACAAAATCTCCCGATCGACGTGCTGAAAATCGACAAATCCTTTATCAATAAGATTGCTTTTGACGAAAACAGCTTGCAAATCGTCCAGGCAATCATGTCACTGGCCCGTAGTATTGGTATGGGCGTAGTGGCGGAAGGAGTTGAGACATCAGAGCAGTTAGCTTGCCTGGAAGCAATGGGGCAGGAATCAGTGCAAGGATATTTCATTTCCAGACCTGTAGACAGTCTGGCTGCCGAAATGATCGTTCGGGAATTACAAGCAGAAACTTAA
- a CDS encoding response regulator: MEAEISALSGIANELKLLQHDRASGELIVVPEQQPSSTWSFYLYQGRLIYATGGSHRARRLFRAIRQHCPSAISETWLRTLGNLPEPWEFYLIGNALKQAKIDSEKAKALIVASVQEVLYTLIDRGQLQIDWKFSKQPLQPLVLLSVDQVIQHAYDAKTKWQMAGLGHIQKMMPGFSFDFAPFLALPDQLKAMVDSGSITPPTYKVLVSLLNGQNTLWDLSFKMQRSMIAVMRSLLPLIIDGIVELKEIPDLPYPPVSQQPESEPPPPKSKGLIACIDDSPLIGQEMTQILNNEGYEVIHIIDPLQGVSLLLKRKPDLIFLDLVMPNTNGYELCTFLRKTSTFQDIPIVILTGHDGVIDRVRAKMVGASDFLGKPADPVKVRQMLDKYLNQAETEN, encoded by the coding sequence ATGGAAGCAGAAATTTCAGCATTATCAGGGATCGCGAACGAGCTAAAGCTCTTGCAACACGATCGCGCATCAGGAGAGTTAATAGTTGTTCCAGAACAGCAGCCATCTTCTACCTGGAGCTTTTACCTCTACCAGGGGCGGTTGATCTATGCCACCGGTGGCAGCCATCGGGCAAGGCGTTTATTTAGGGCAATTAGGCAGCATTGCCCTAGTGCCATTTCCGAAACCTGGCTGCGTACTCTGGGTAATCTGCCTGAGCCGTGGGAATTTTATCTGATTGGGAACGCGCTCAAACAGGCAAAAATCGACTCGGAAAAGGCGAAGGCATTGATTGTAGCAAGCGTGCAAGAAGTGCTATACACCTTAATCGATCGCGGTCAGCTCCAAATTGACTGGAAATTTAGCAAGCAGCCTTTACAGCCTCTAGTCTTGCTATCAGTGGATCAGGTGATTCAACACGCCTATGATGCCAAGACAAAATGGCAAATGGCCGGTCTAGGCCATATTCAAAAAATGATGCCGGGGTTCTCTTTTGACTTCGCACCTTTTCTGGCATTGCCCGATCAGCTCAAAGCTATGGTTGATAGTGGCTCGATCACCCCACCGACATACAAGGTCTTAGTCAGCTTGCTAAACGGTCAGAATACCCTTTGGGATCTGTCGTTTAAGATGCAGCGCTCCATGATTGCCGTGATGCGATCGCTCTTGCCACTGATAATCGATGGCATTGTGGAATTAAAAGAAATTCCCGATTTACCCTATCCGCCAGTCAGCCAGCAACCGGAAAGCGAGCCACCGCCTCCCAAGAGCAAAGGTTTGATTGCCTGCATTGACGATAGTCCGCTCATCGGGCAAGAAATGACTCAGATCCTCAATAATGAAGGGTACGAAGTCATACATATTATCGACCCACTGCAAGGGGTAAGTTTGCTGTTAAAACGCAAACCCGACCTGATTTTTCTAGATCTGGTCATGCCCAATACTAATGGCTATGAGTTATGTACGTTTTTGCGTAAAACTTCCACCTTCCAAGATATTCCGATCGTGATCTTGACTGGACACGATGGCGTAATCGATCGGGTGCGAGCCAAGATGGTGGGTGCATCGGATTTTCTAGGGAAACCAGCCGATCCAGTGAAAGTGAGGCAAATGCTTGATAAGTACCTAAATCAAGCAGAAACGGAAAATTAG
- a CDS encoding SRPBCC family protein, whose product MSKKINRTRVVLRTCQQVSLAVLGSALTSLIGLNNISSVQAELFNGPVDRLPPIERDALRKGQVVVKGDLGQYEAKVLVQASPQAVWSVLTDYANLSKFIPNLASSKVLENKGNRKVVEQVDSRQVFLINVRSRTKLAIKETFQKQIDFQMVDGDLESLQGYWKMELVATYPGAKPNQVLITHNVSAQPKSSVPQSTFYDIFKSSLSNTLAAVSSEIKRRGT is encoded by the coding sequence TTGAGCAAAAAGATAAATCGTACGCGGGTGGTACTTAGGACATGCCAGCAAGTTAGCTTAGCGGTCTTAGGGAGTGCATTAACTAGTCTAATCGGTCTCAACAACATCTCATCTGTGCAAGCAGAGCTATTCAATGGGCCTGTAGATCGATTGCCGCCCATCGAGCGCGATGCTCTGCGCAAGGGACAGGTAGTTGTCAAAGGCGATCTGGGCCAATATGAGGCTAAGGTATTGGTGCAAGCTTCGCCCCAAGCCGTGTGGAGTGTTTTAACCGATTACGCTAATCTGTCTAAGTTTATTCCTAACCTAGCTTCTAGCAAGGTGCTGGAGAACAAGGGCAACCGAAAAGTAGTAGAGCAGGTCGATAGCCGTCAAGTATTTTTAATTAACGTGCGATCGCGCACTAAACTGGCTATTAAAGAAACCTTTCAAAAGCAAATTGACTTTCAAATGGTCGATGGCGATCTGGAAAGTTTGCAAGGTTACTGGAAAATGGAACTGGTTGCTACCTATCCGGGTGCTAAGCCTAACCAAGTGCTGATCACGCATAATGTTAGCGCTCAGCCAAAGTCATCTGTACCGCAGTCCACTTTCTACGATATTTTCAAAAGCTCGCTCAGCAACACCCTGGCTGCTGTTAGCAGCGAGATTAAACGGCGAGGAACCTAG
- a CDS encoding prephenate/arogenate dehydrogenase encodes MNIGIAGLGLIGGSLGLDLRSLGHYVWGISRSSDTCKQAVAIGAVDAACQEVSMIPYLNKTDVVFVCTPITAILPTIAAIAPQLSPKTIFTDVGSVKSAIVGEATKLCRFVGSHPMAGTAFSGINAAERNLFKNRPCVIAPTEDREAMVVVRSLWESLGMLIYECDAAVHDRAVAWISHLPVMVSAALIHSCQQEPDAEVVQLAKNLASSGFRDTSRVGGGNPELGRLMAEYNQTALLKTLHTYRDVLQSLIGEIENGNWDALQALLETTQAARPLYIK; translated from the coding sequence ATGAACATTGGCATTGCTGGTTTAGGCTTAATTGGTGGCTCTCTCGGTTTAGATCTGAGAAGCTTGGGGCATTACGTTTGGGGTATCAGTCGCAGTTCGGATACCTGCAAGCAGGCCGTAGCGATTGGTGCCGTAGATGCCGCCTGTCAGGAGGTATCTATGATCCCTTATCTGAATAAAACCGATGTGGTGTTCGTTTGTACGCCCATCACCGCCATCTTGCCAACGATCGCGGCGATCGCGCCACAACTCAGCCCAAAAACTATCTTCACAGATGTTGGCTCTGTTAAATCCGCCATAGTCGGCGAAGCAACTAAGCTATGCCGCTTTGTGGGCAGCCACCCTATGGCAGGTACCGCCTTTAGTGGCATTAATGCCGCCGAGCGCAATTTATTTAAAAACCGCCCCTGCGTAATCGCACCTACCGAAGATCGAGAGGCAATGGTAGTAGTGCGATCGCTATGGGAGTCATTGGGGATGCTTATCTATGAGTGCGATGCCGCAGTTCACGACAGGGCTGTAGCCTGGATCAGCCACCTACCCGTAATGGTCAGTGCCGCGCTCATCCATTCCTGCCAGCAGGAACCTGATGCAGAAGTAGTCCAACTGGCAAAAAATCTAGCCAGTTCTGGGTTTCGCGATACCAGCCGCGTGGGTGGTGGCAATCCAGAGCTAGGCAGGCTAATGGCAGAGTATAACCAAACCGCACTACTGAAAACATTGCATACGTACCGCGATGTTTTGCAAAGCTTAATTGGTGAAATCGAAAATGGCAACTGGGATGCTCTGCAAGCTTTACTAGAGACAACTCAAGCCGCAAGACCTCTTTATATCAAGTAA
- a CDS encoding UbiD family decarboxylase, giving the protein MTRDLRSFLKLLETRNQLRRVTALVDRDLEIAEISNRLLQAAGPALIFENVKGSKVPVVVNLLGTVERVTWAMGMESQQELEALGEKLGKLQSPKPPKKLSQAVDFGKILFDVVKSRPQKVLFGNAPCQEVVLHGEEVDLDIIPTIRPWPKDAGKVITLGLVITKDPENGIPNVSVYRLQQQSKNTMTVHWLSVRGGARHLRKAAEMGKKLEIAIAIGVDPLLIMAAATPIPIDLSEWIFAGLYSGEGVQLVKCKTIDLEVPAQAEFILEGTIAPGEVLPDGPFGDHMGYYGGVEDSPLIRFQAITHRRDPIYLTTFSGRPPKEEAMIAIALNRIYTPILRQQVTEITDFFLPMEALSYKAAIISIKKSYPGQARRAALAFWSALPQFTYTKFVIVVDESINIRDPRQVVWALSSKVDPVRDVFILPSTPFDSLDFASEKIGLGGRMGIDATTKVPPEAEHEWGEALESDPDVAAMCDRRWAEYGLADLKLDAVDANLFGYEIPPFST; this is encoded by the coding sequence ATGACCCGTGACCTGCGTTCGTTCCTGAAATTGCTCGAAACTCGCAACCAACTGCGGCGGGTCACCGCTTTAGTCGATCGCGATCTGGAAATCGCCGAAATTAGCAACCGACTCTTACAGGCTGCTGGCCCCGCGCTGATCTTTGAAAACGTGAAAGGTAGCAAGGTTCCAGTTGTGGTGAATCTACTCGGTACGGTCGAGCGGGTAACCTGGGCCATGGGAATGGAAAGTCAACAGGAACTGGAAGCGTTGGGCGAAAAACTTGGCAAACTGCAAAGCCCCAAGCCGCCCAAAAAACTATCTCAAGCTGTGGATTTTGGTAAAATTCTATTTGATGTGGTGAAGTCGCGCCCGCAGAAAGTTCTATTCGGTAACGCTCCCTGCCAAGAAGTCGTACTGCACGGCGAAGAAGTCGATCTCGATATCATTCCCACGATCCGTCCCTGGCCAAAGGATGCGGGTAAGGTAATTACGCTGGGATTAGTCATTACCAAAGACCCAGAGAATGGAATTCCCAATGTCAGCGTCTATCGCTTGCAGCAGCAATCCAAAAATACGATGACCGTGCATTGGCTTTCAGTACGGGGAGGAGCGAGGCATCTGCGCAAAGCTGCCGAAATGGGGAAGAAATTAGAAATTGCGATCGCGATTGGAGTCGATCCCTTATTAATTATGGCGGCGGCGACTCCCATCCCTATCGATCTCTCAGAATGGATATTTGCTGGACTTTATAGTGGTGAAGGAGTGCAACTGGTCAAGTGCAAGACCATAGATTTAGAAGTTCCCGCCCAAGCCGAGTTTATTCTAGAGGGTACGATCGCGCCAGGAGAAGTTCTGCCCGACGGTCCATTTGGCGATCATATGGGATACTACGGCGGTGTGGAAGATTCCCCTTTGATTCGCTTCCAGGCAATTACCCATCGCCGCGATCCGATCTATCTCACGACATTCAGCGGCAGACCGCCTAAAGAAGAGGCTATGATCGCGATCGCGCTCAATCGCATCTACACGCCTATTCTGCGCCAACAGGTAACGGAAATTACCGACTTCTTTCTGCCAATGGAAGCTCTCAGCTACAAAGCTGCGATTATCTCAATTAAAAAGTCATATCCCGGACAGGCTCGCCGCGCGGCTCTAGCGTTTTGGAGCGCGTTACCGCAATTTACCTACACCAAATTCGTAATTGTAGTGGATGAGTCGATTAATATTCGCGATCCGCGTCAGGTAGTATGGGCGCTTAGTTCCAAAGTCGATCCGGTGCGCGATGTATTTATTCTACCCAGCACTCCCTTCGATTCCCTCGACTTTGCCAGCGAGAAGATCGGCTTAGGCGGTCGCATGGGCATTGATGCCACTACAAAAGTACCTCCTGAAGCGGAGCATGAATGGGGTGAAGCCCTGGAGAGCGATCCTGACGTTGCTGCTATGTGCGATCGCCGTTGGGCAGAGTACGGCTTGGCAGATCTAAAACTCGATGCCGTAGATGCTAATCTATTTGGCTACGAAATTCCACCCTTTTCTACTTGA